A stretch of Helicobacter pylori DNA encodes these proteins:
- a CDS encoding zinc ribbon domain-containing protein YjdM yields the protein MQDLPPCPKCNDAYTYHDGVQLICPSCLYEWNKNEANDEELIVKDCHNNLLQNGDSVILIKDLKVKGSSLVLKKGTKIKNIKLVNSDHNVDCKIEGQNLSLKSEFLKKA from the coding sequence ATGCAAGATTTACCCCCATGCCCTAAATGCAACGACGCCTACACCTACCATGATGGCGTGCAACTAATTTGCCCTAGCTGTTTGTATGAATGGAATAAAAATGAAGCTAATGATGAAGAATTGATCGTTAAAGATTGCCACAATAATCTTTTACAAAATGGGGACTCGGTCATTCTCATTAAGGATTTAAAGGTTAAAGGTTCATCTTTAGTGCTTAAAAAAGGCACCAAAATCAAAAATATCAAGCTTGTCAATAGCGATCACAATGTGGATTGTAAAATAGAAGGGCAGAACCTGTCTTTAAAATCTGAATTCCTCAAAAAAGCTTAG
- the flgE gene encoding flagellar hook protein FlgE — protein MLRSLWSGVNGMQAHQIALDIESNNIANVNTTGFKYSRASFVDMLSQVKLIATAPYKNGLAGQNDFSVGLGVGVDATTKIFSQGNIQNTDVKTDLAIQGDGFFIISPDRGITRNFTRDGEFLFDSQGSLVTTGGLVVQGWVRNGSDTGNKGSDTDALKVDNTGPLENIRIDPGMVMPARASNRISMRANLNAGRHADQTAAIFALDSSAKTPSDGINPVYDSGTNLAQVAEDMGSLYNEDGDALLLNENQGIWVSYKSAKMVKDILPSAENSTLELNGVKISFTNDSAVSRTSSLVAAKNAINAVKSQTGIEAYLDGKQLRLENTNELDGDEKLKNIVVTQAGTGAFANFLDGDKDVTAFKYSYTHSISPNADIGQFRTTEDLRALIQHDANIVKDPSLADNYQDSAASIGVTINQYGMFEINNKDNKNVIKENLNIFVSGYSSDSVTNNVLFKNAMKGLNTASLIEGGASASSSKFTHATHATSIDVIDSLGTKHAMRIEFYRSGGAEWNFRVIVPEPGELVGGSAARPNVFEGGRLHFNNDGSLAGMNPPLLQFDPKNGADAPQRINLAFGSSGSFDGLTSVDKISETYAIEQNGYQAGDLMDVRFDSDGVLLGAFSNGRTLALAQVALANFANDAGLQALGGNVFSQTGNSGQALIGAANTGRRGSISGSKLESSNVDLSRSLTNLIVVQRGFQANSKAVTTSDQILNTLLNLKQ, from the coding sequence ATGCTTAGGTCTTTATGGTCTGGTGTCAATGGGATGCAAGCCCACCAAATCGCTTTGGATATTGAGAGTAACAATATTGCGAACGTGAATACCACTGGGTTTAAATATTCTAGGGCTTCTTTTGTGGATATGCTCTCTCAAGTCAAACTCATCGCTACTGCGCCCTATAAAAACGGGTTAGCAGGGCAGAATGACTTTTCTGTGGGGCTTGGGGTAGGCGTGGATGCGACGACTAAAATCTTTTCACAAGGCAATATCCAAAACACAGATGTTAAAACCGATCTAGCGATTCAAGGCGATGGCTTTTTTATTATTAGCCCTGATAGGGGGATCACGCGCAATTTCACTAGAGATGGGGAGTTTCTTTTTGACTCGCAAGGGAGTTTGGTTACCACCGGCGGGCTTGTGGTGCAAGGGTGGGTGAGAAACGGGAGCGATACCGGCAATAAAGGGAGCGATACAGACGCTTTAAAAGTGGATAACACAGGCCCTTTAGAAAACATTAGAATTGATCCAGGAATGGTGATGCCAGCCAGAGCGAGTAACCGCATTTCTATGAGGGCGAATTTAAACGCTGGAAGGCATGCCGATCAAACAGCGGCGATATTCGCTTTGGATTCTTCAGCCAAAACCCCTTCAGATGGCATTAATCCGGTGTATGATTCAGGCACGAATCTTGCTCAAGTCGCCGAAGACATGGGATCTTTATACAATGAAGATGGCGACGCTCTTTTATTGAATGAAAACCAAGGGATTTGGGTGAGCTATAAGAGCGCGAAAATGGTCAAAGACATCCTCCCTTCTGCAGAAAACAGCACGCTTGAATTGAATGGGGTTAAGATTTCTTTCACGAACGATTCAGCGGTGAGCCGGACTTCAAGCTTAGTAGCGGCTAAAAATGCGATCAATGCGGTCAAAAGCCAAACAGGCATTGAAGCTTATTTGGACGGCAAGCAATTGCGTTTGGAAAACACCAATGAATTGGACGGCGATGAAAAGCTTAAAAACATTGTGGTTACTCAAGCCGGGACCGGGGCGTTCGCTAACTTTTTAGACGGCGATAAAGATGTAACGGCTTTCAAATACAGCTACACGCATTCTATCAGCCCTAATGCGGATATTGGGCAGTTTAGGACCACTGAAGACTTGCGCGCCTTAATCCAGCATGACGCTAATATCGTTAAAGATCCTAGTTTAGCGGACAATTACCAAGACTCAGCCGCTTCTATAGGGGTTACAATCAACCAATACGGCATGTTTGAAATCAATAATAAAGACAATAAAAATGTCATTAAAGAAAATCTTAATATCTTTGTGAGCGGGTATTCTTCAGACAGCGTAACGAACAATGTTTTGTTTAAAAACGCCATGAAAGGGCTTAATACCGCTTCTTTAATTGAAGGGGGAGCGTCAGCGAGCAGTTCTAAATTCACCCACGCTACCCATGCGACAAGCATTGATGTGATAGACAGCTTAGGCACTAAACACGCCATGCGCATTGAGTTTTATAGGAGTGGGGGAGCGGAATGGAATTTTAGAGTGATCGTGCCTGAGCCTGGGGAATTAGTAGGGGGGTCAGCGGCTAGGCCTAATGTGTTTGAAGGAGGCCGTTTGCATTTTAATAACGATGGATCGCTTGCAGGCATGAACCCGCCTCTTTTGCAATTTGACCCTAAAAATGGCGCTGATGCCCCCCAACGCATCAATTTAGCCTTTGGTTCTTCAGGGAGCTTTGATGGGCTAACGAGCGTGGATAAGATTTCTGAAACTTATGCGATTGAACAAAACGGCTATCAAGCAGGCGATTTGATGGATGTCCGCTTTGATTCAGACGGGGTGCTTTTAGGAGCGTTCAGTAATGGCAGGACTTTAGCGCTCGCTCAAGTGGCTTTAGCGAATTTCGCTAACGATGCGGGCTTACAGGCTTTAGGCGGGAATGTCTTTTCTCAAACCGGAAACTCAGGGCAAGCCTTAATCGGTGCGGCTAATACGGGGCGTAGGGGTTCAATTTCAGGATCTAAACTAGAGTCTAGTAATGTGGATTTGAGCCGGAGTTTAACGAATTTGATTGTGGTTCAAAGGGGGTTTCAAGCGAACTCTAAAGCGGTAACCACATCCGATCAAATCCTTAATACCCTATTGAATCTTAAGCAATAA
- the hypA gene encoding hydrogenase/urease nickel incorporation protein HypA: MHEYSVVSSLIALCEEHAKKNQAHKIERVVVGIGERSAMDKSLFVSAFETFREESLVCKDAILDIVDEKVELECRDCSHVFKPNALDYGVCEKCHSKNVVITQGNEMRLLSLEMLAE, translated from the coding sequence ATGCATGAATACTCGGTCGTTTCTTCTTTAATCGCTCTTTGCGAAGAGCATGCGAAGAAAAATCAAGCCCATAAGATTGAAAGAGTCGTGGTCGGTATTGGCGAAAGAAGCGCTATGGATAAGAGCTTGTTTGTGAGCGCGTTTGAGACTTTTAGAGAAGAATCTTTGGTGTGTAAAGACGCTATTTTAGACATTGTAGATGAAAAGGTTGAATTAGAGTGTAGGGATTGTTCGCATGTTTTTAAGCCTAACGCCCTAGATTATGGGGTGTGTGAGAAATGCCACAGCAAGAATGTCGTTATCACTCAAGGCAATGAAATGCGTTTGTTGTCTTTAGAAATGTTAGCGGAATAA
- the mua gene encoding nickel-binding protein Mua → MQEELSAYQQEIEDTRGVLKKIRLELKQVQEILRKKKNTLKGLKQEIYQKKLEKENSHLNKEAQNTGEDVIFPKALEEVEVFTSDNQVIMAKPSKRVFDEGIYLQYRSVLRENRLLKNHLSKKDFENSLLKIELRDLHKEIKLYQVQNLLKDK, encoded by the coding sequence ATGCAAGAAGAATTGAGTGCTTACCAGCAAGAAATTGAAGACACTAGAGGAGTTTTAAAAAAAATCCGTTTGGAATTGAAGCAAGTCCAAGAAATCTTGCGTAAGAAAAAGAACACTTTAAAAGGTTTGAAGCAAGAAATCTATCAAAAAAAATTAGAAAAAGAAAACTCCCACTTAAACAAAGAAGCGCAAAATACAGGAGAGGATGTAATTTTCCCTAAAGCCCTTGAAGAAGTGGAGGTTTTCACTAGTGATAATCAGGTTATCATGGCAAAACCAAGCAAGCGCGTGTTTGATGAAGGGATTTACTTGCAATACCGCAGCGTTTTGCGCGAAAACAGGCTTTTAAAAAACCATCTCTCTAAGAAAGATTTTGAAAATTCGTTGCTCAAAATTGAATTGAGGGATTTGCACAAAGAAATCAAGCTCTATCAAGTCCAAAACCTTTTGAAGGACAAATAA